A stretch of Henckelia pumila isolate YLH828 chromosome 4, ASM3356847v2, whole genome shotgun sequence DNA encodes these proteins:
- the LOC140863405 gene encoding cyclin-dependent kinase E-1 isoform X2, whose amino-acid sequence MADGRASNSNSGGSKPEWLEQYDVIGKIGEGTYGLVFLAKIKLNRSKSIAIKKFKQSKDGDGVSPTAIREIMLLREISHENVVKLANVHINHADMSLYLAFDYAEHDLYEIIRHHRDKVSQQINPYTIKSLLWQLLNGLNYLHSNWIIHRDLKPSNILVMGEVEEQGVVKIADFGLARIYQAPLKPLSDNGVVVTIWYRAPELLLGSKHYTSAVDMWAVGCIFAELLMLKPLFQGQEVKGTPNPFQLDQLDKIFRVLGHPTQEKWPMLVNLPHWQSDLQHIQGHKYDNTGLHTVVPVLPKTPAYDLLSRMLEYDPRKRITASQALEHEYFRMEPSPGRNALVSPQPGEKVVNYPSRPVDTSTDIEGTISLQPSQPVSTGSAPSGGMPGPHVMQTRSVPRPVPMVGVQRMQPPGIPAYNLSSQAGMGGVNPGAIPMQRGVAPQAHQQQQLRRKDPGMGMSGYPPQQKSRRF is encoded by the exons ATGGCTGATGGAAGAGCGAGCAATTCGAACAGCGGCGGCAGTAAACCTGAATGGCTGGAGCAGTACGACGTGATTGGGAAAATCGGGGAGGGAACATATGGTTTGGTTTTCTTGGCGAAGATCAAGCTGAATCGTTCCAAATCCATTGCCATAAAGAAATTCAAACAGTCCAAAGACGGGGATGGCGTTTCTCCTACCGCTATTCGCGAAATTATG TTGCTTCGAGAGATTTCCCATGAGAATGTGGTAAAGCTTGCAAATGTGCACATCAATCATGCCGATATGTCACTTTATCTAGCTTTTGACTATGCCGAGCACGATCTATAC GAAATCATTCGACATCACAGGGACAAGGTCAGCCAACAAATCAATCCCTACACCATCAAGTCATTGTTATGGCAGCTTCTTAACGGTCTTAATTATCTTCACAG CAATTGGATTATACACCGAGATCTAAAGCCATCAAATATCTTG GTAATGGGCGAGGTAGAAGAACAAGGAGTGGTAAAAATTGCTGATTTTGGCCTTGCAAGAATTTACCAAGCTCCTTTAAAGCCACTATCTGATAATGGG GTTGTAGTGACTATTTGGTATCGTGCTCCTGAGCTACTCCTTGGGTCCAAACACTACACAAGTGCTGTTG ACATGTGGGCTGTGGGTTGCATTTTTGCCGAACTTTTGATGCTGAAGCCACTATTTCAAGGGCAAGAAGTAAAAGGGACTCCTAACCCGTTTCAG CTCGATCAACTGGACAAAATTTTTAGGGTTCTAG GTCATCCCACACAAGAAAAGTGGCCGATGCTTGTGAATCTTCCACATTGGCAGTCTGATCTACAGCACATTCAAGGGCATAAATA TGACAATACAGGACTCCACACTGTAGTTCCTGTCCTTCCCAAAACTCCGGCATATGACCTTCTGTCTAGGATGCTTGA GTACGATCCTAGAAAAAGGATAACAGCGTCGCAAGCTCTTGAGCACGA GTATTTTCGCATGGAACCTTCGCCAGGACGCAA TGCACTGGTATCTCCACAACCAGGAGAGAAAGTTGTGAACTACCCAAGTCGACCAGTAGACACAAGCACTGATATTGAAGGAACGATTAGTCTTCAGCCCTCTCAACCG GTATCAACTGGAAGTGCACCATCTGGGGGCATGCCAGGTCCTCATGTGATGCAAACTAGATCTGTGCCCAGACCAGTGCCCATGGTTGGCGTACAACGAATGCAGCCTCCGGGTATTCCAGCTTATAATCTTTCTTCTCAGGCTGGAATGGGTGGAGTGAATCctggtgccatcccaatgcagCGGGGTGTTGCTCCCCAGGCCCATCAACAGCAGCAG TTGAGAAGGAAAGACCCAGGAATGGGAATGTCTGGATACCCTCCGCAACAAAAATCAAGACGCTTTTGA
- the LOC140863405 gene encoding cyclin-dependent kinase E-1 isoform X1, translating to MADGRASNSNSGGSKPEWLEQYDVIGKIGEGTYGLVFLAKIKLNRSKSIAIKKFKQSKDGDGVSPTAIREIMLLREISHENVVKLANVHINHADMSLYLAFDYAEHDLYEIIRHHRDKVSQQINPYTIKSLLWQLLNGLNYLHSNWIIHRDLKPSNILVMGEVEEQGVVKIADFGLARIYQAPLKPLSDNGVVVTIWYRAPELLLGSKHYTSAVDMWAVGCIFAELLMLKPLFQGQEVKGTPNPFQLDQLDKIFRVLGHPTQEKWPMLVNLPHWQSDLQHIQGHKYDNTGLHTVVPVLPKTPAYDLLSRMLEYDPRKRITASQALEHEYFRMEPSPGRNALVSPQPGEKVVNYPSRPVDTSTDIEGTISLQPSQPQVSTGSAPSGGMPGPHVMQTRSVPRPVPMVGVQRMQPPGIPAYNLSSQAGMGGVNPGAIPMQRGVAPQAHQQQQLRRKDPGMGMSGYPPQQKSRRF from the exons ATGGCTGATGGAAGAGCGAGCAATTCGAACAGCGGCGGCAGTAAACCTGAATGGCTGGAGCAGTACGACGTGATTGGGAAAATCGGGGAGGGAACATATGGTTTGGTTTTCTTGGCGAAGATCAAGCTGAATCGTTCCAAATCCATTGCCATAAAGAAATTCAAACAGTCCAAAGACGGGGATGGCGTTTCTCCTACCGCTATTCGCGAAATTATG TTGCTTCGAGAGATTTCCCATGAGAATGTGGTAAAGCTTGCAAATGTGCACATCAATCATGCCGATATGTCACTTTATCTAGCTTTTGACTATGCCGAGCACGATCTATAC GAAATCATTCGACATCACAGGGACAAGGTCAGCCAACAAATCAATCCCTACACCATCAAGTCATTGTTATGGCAGCTTCTTAACGGTCTTAATTATCTTCACAG CAATTGGATTATACACCGAGATCTAAAGCCATCAAATATCTTG GTAATGGGCGAGGTAGAAGAACAAGGAGTGGTAAAAATTGCTGATTTTGGCCTTGCAAGAATTTACCAAGCTCCTTTAAAGCCACTATCTGATAATGGG GTTGTAGTGACTATTTGGTATCGTGCTCCTGAGCTACTCCTTGGGTCCAAACACTACACAAGTGCTGTTG ACATGTGGGCTGTGGGTTGCATTTTTGCCGAACTTTTGATGCTGAAGCCACTATTTCAAGGGCAAGAAGTAAAAGGGACTCCTAACCCGTTTCAG CTCGATCAACTGGACAAAATTTTTAGGGTTCTAG GTCATCCCACACAAGAAAAGTGGCCGATGCTTGTGAATCTTCCACATTGGCAGTCTGATCTACAGCACATTCAAGGGCATAAATA TGACAATACAGGACTCCACACTGTAGTTCCTGTCCTTCCCAAAACTCCGGCATATGACCTTCTGTCTAGGATGCTTGA GTACGATCCTAGAAAAAGGATAACAGCGTCGCAAGCTCTTGAGCACGA GTATTTTCGCATGGAACCTTCGCCAGGACGCAA TGCACTGGTATCTCCACAACCAGGAGAGAAAGTTGTGAACTACCCAAGTCGACCAGTAGACACAAGCACTGATATTGAAGGAACGATTAGTCTTCAGCCCTCTCAACCG CAGGTATCAACTGGAAGTGCACCATCTGGGGGCATGCCAGGTCCTCATGTGATGCAAACTAGATCTGTGCCCAGACCAGTGCCCATGGTTGGCGTACAACGAATGCAGCCTCCGGGTATTCCAGCTTATAATCTTTCTTCTCAGGCTGGAATGGGTGGAGTGAATCctggtgccatcccaatgcagCGGGGTGTTGCTCCCCAGGCCCATCAACAGCAGCAG TTGAGAAGGAAAGACCCAGGAATGGGAATGTCTGGATACCCTCCGCAACAAAAATCAAGACGCTTTTGA
- the LOC140865901 gene encoding syntaxin-61 has product MSSAQDPFYIVKEEIQDSIDKLLSKFHQWERRHSDSGEQLRLTKELLAGCESIEWQVDELNKTIAVAARDPALYGINEVELDKRRIWTSNARSQVGTVKKSIVTGKELNGTSTSNVNGMRQELMRLPDSRQTDRNQYIAHSNDDFISSESDRQLLLIRRQDEELDELSASVERIGGVGLTIHEELLAHEKIIDELGTEMDSTSNRLDFVQKKVAMVMKKASVKGQLMMILFLLVLFIILFVLVFFT; this is encoded by the exons ATGTCTTCAGCTCAAGACCCGTTTTACATTGTGAAAGAGGAGATTCAGGATTCC ATTGATAAATTGCTCTCAAAGTTTCATCAATGGGAACGAAGGCATTCGGATAGTGGCGAGCAGCTGCGTCTCACTAAGGAGCTTCTTGCTGGTTGCGAGAGCATTGAGTGGCAG GTGGATGAGTTGAACAAGACAATTGCCGTCGCTGCAAGAGATCCTGCACTATATGGTATCAATGAGGTTGAGCTTGATAAAAGAAGAATATGGACTAGCAATGCTCGTTCTCAG GTGGGAACGGTGAAGAAATCAATCGTGACTGGGAAGGAGTTGAATGGGACAAGCACTTCTAATGTCAATGGTATGCGACAGGAGCTTATGAGGCTGCCTGATTCTCGTCAAACTGATAGGAACCAGTACATTGCACATAGTAATGATGATTTCATATCATCAGAATCAGATAGACAACTACTTCTGATAAG GCGACAGGATGAGGAGTTAGATGAACTCAGCGCCAGTGTTGAAAGAATTGGAGGTGTTGGGCTCACAATACATGAAGAGCTCCTTGCTCAC GAAAAAATAATTGATGAACTGGGCACAGAGATGGACAGCACATCAAATCGTCTCGATTTTGTTCAG AAAAAGGTTGCCATGGTGATGAAGAAGGCTAGTGTGAAGGGTCAACTCatgatgattttatttttacttgttttatTTATCATTCTTTTTGTGCTCGTCTTCTTCACGTAG
- the LOC140862946 gene encoding alternative NAD(P)H-ubiquinone oxidoreductase C1, chloroplastic/mitochondrial isoform X2, whose protein sequence is MAQVSSLNTLYLSCGQFQCRKFFHRTSRCSTNSRSFYSSTERTRLRGVVSSLARNLGGISEVSESESQPCYYAWPDKDKRPRVCILGGGFGGLYTALRLESLDWPDGKKPQVFLVDQSERFVFKPLLYELLSGEVEEWEIAPRFSELLSNTAVQFFKDRVQSIHPTDHSGMNGISASSSAGVVHLESGLLVEYDWLVLAVGGETKVDTTPGAMEYAFPFSTLEDARRVNEKLTTLERRYFAKETPIHVTIVGCGYSGIELAATISERLQAKGVIQAINAGKIILPDAPPGNRESALKVLSSRNVKLFLGYFVRCIRNDGEFGDSRESTKVEGGQDLMENHNIEKLTLELQPAERGMQKQVVEADMILWTVGSKSLLPQLQLDDQTYLPLNGRGQAETDETLRVKGHPRIFALGDSSAVRNSKGKLLPDTAQVAFQQADFAGWNIWAAINGRPLLPFRCTMTEKHVEAA, encoded by the exons ATGGCCCAAGTTTCGTCTCTCAATACACTTTATTTAAGCT GTGGGCAATTCCAATGCCGCAAGTTTTTCCATCGGACATCGCGTTGTTCGACCAATTCGAGGTCGTTCTACAGTTCCACTGAAAGAACACGACTCCGTGGAGTTGTTTCGAGCTTAGCAAGAAATCTCGGAGGCATTTCGGAAGTTTCAGAGAGTGAATCTCAACCCTGTTATTACGCGTGGCCTGATAAGGACAAG AGGCCAAGAGTGTGCATACTGGGAGGTGGATTTGGAGGTCTATACACTGCATTACGATTAGAGTCACTTGATTGGCCTGATGGGAAGAAACCACAG GTGTTTCTTGTTGACCAATCAGAGCGCTTTGTCTTTAAGCCATTACTGTATGAGCTTCTCTCAGGag AAGTAGAAGAATGGGAAATAGCTCCTCGTTTCTCAGAGTTGCTGTCAAACACAGCTGTTCAATTTTTCAAGGACAGGGTGCAATCCATACATCCCACTGATCATTCGGGGATGAATGGGATTTCAGCTTCTTCGTCTGCGGGGGTGGTGCATCTTGAAAGTGGTCTTCTTGTTGAATATGActg GTTGGTACTTGCTGTTGGGGGTGAAACAAAAGTTGATACTACACCAGGTGCAATGGAGTATGCGTTCCCTTTTTCCACCCTTGAGGACGCTCGT AGAGTTAATGAGAAGCTAACAACTTTGGAGCGTAGATACTTTGCTAAGGAGACTCCAATCCATGTAACTATTGTAGGCTGTGGGTACTCTGGAATTGAGTTGGCTGCCACTATATCCGAAAGACTGCAAGCTAAAGGAGTTATACAGGCTATTAACGCTGGAAAAATAATCTTGCCAGATGCACCACCTGGGAACAGGGAATCAGCATTAAAA GTTCTATCATCCAGAAATGTTAAGCTTTTCTTGGGTTACTTTGTCCGTTGTATAAGGAATGATGGTGAGTTTGGGGATTCACGTGAATCAACAAAAGTTGAAGGTGGTCAAGATTTGATGGAAAATCATAATATTGAGAAACTTACTTTGGAGTTGCAGCCTGCTGAAAGGGGCATGCAAAAACAAGTTGTTGAAGCGGACATGATTTTGTGGACTGTTGGGTCTAAATCTCTACTTCCTCAACTACAACTTGATGATCAAACTTATCTCCCTCTTAATGGCAGAGGACAAGCAGAAACAGATGAAACTCTTCGTGTTAAGGGTCACCCACGTATATTTGCTCTTGGTGACTCTTCTGCTGTACGGAACAGTAAAGGAAAATTGCTTCCAGATACGGCTCAG GTAGCATTCCAGCAGGCAGATTTTGCAGGTTGGAATATATGGGCTGCGATAAATGGGCGGCCTCTTTTGCCATTTAG ATGCACCATGACAGAAAAACACGTGGAAGCTGCATGA
- the LOC140862946 gene encoding alternative NAD(P)H-ubiquinone oxidoreductase C1, chloroplastic/mitochondrial isoform X1 — MAQVSSLNTLYLSCGQFQCRKFFHRTSRCSTNSRSFYSSTERTRLRGVVSSLARNLGGISEVSESESQPCYYAWPDKDKRPRVCILGGGFGGLYTALRLESLDWPDGKKPQVFLVDQSERFVFKPLLYELLSGEVEEWEIAPRFSELLSNTAVQFFKDRVQSIHPTDHSGMNGISASSSAGVVHLESGLLVEYDWLVLAVGGETKVDTTPGAMEYAFPFSTLEDARRVNEKLTTLERRYFAKETPIHVTIVGCGYSGIELAATISERLQAKGVIQAINAGKIILPDAPPGNRESALKVLSSRNVKLFLGYFVRCIRNDGEFGDSRESTKVEGGQDLMENHNIEKLTLELQPAERGMQKQVVEADMILWTVGSKSLLPQLQLDDQTYLPLNGRGQAETDETLRVKGHPRIFALGDSSAVRNSKGKLLPDTAQVAFQQADFAGWNIWAAINGRPLLPFRYQNLGEMMTLGRYDAAVTPSFIEGLTLDGPVGHTARKLAYLLRLPTDEHRLKVGISWLAKSAVESTALLQNTLTKMLSGL, encoded by the exons ATGGCCCAAGTTTCGTCTCTCAATACACTTTATTTAAGCT GTGGGCAATTCCAATGCCGCAAGTTTTTCCATCGGACATCGCGTTGTTCGACCAATTCGAGGTCGTTCTACAGTTCCACTGAAAGAACACGACTCCGTGGAGTTGTTTCGAGCTTAGCAAGAAATCTCGGAGGCATTTCGGAAGTTTCAGAGAGTGAATCTCAACCCTGTTATTACGCGTGGCCTGATAAGGACAAG AGGCCAAGAGTGTGCATACTGGGAGGTGGATTTGGAGGTCTATACACTGCATTACGATTAGAGTCACTTGATTGGCCTGATGGGAAGAAACCACAG GTGTTTCTTGTTGACCAATCAGAGCGCTTTGTCTTTAAGCCATTACTGTATGAGCTTCTCTCAGGag AAGTAGAAGAATGGGAAATAGCTCCTCGTTTCTCAGAGTTGCTGTCAAACACAGCTGTTCAATTTTTCAAGGACAGGGTGCAATCCATACATCCCACTGATCATTCGGGGATGAATGGGATTTCAGCTTCTTCGTCTGCGGGGGTGGTGCATCTTGAAAGTGGTCTTCTTGTTGAATATGActg GTTGGTACTTGCTGTTGGGGGTGAAACAAAAGTTGATACTACACCAGGTGCAATGGAGTATGCGTTCCCTTTTTCCACCCTTGAGGACGCTCGT AGAGTTAATGAGAAGCTAACAACTTTGGAGCGTAGATACTTTGCTAAGGAGACTCCAATCCATGTAACTATTGTAGGCTGTGGGTACTCTGGAATTGAGTTGGCTGCCACTATATCCGAAAGACTGCAAGCTAAAGGAGTTATACAGGCTATTAACGCTGGAAAAATAATCTTGCCAGATGCACCACCTGGGAACAGGGAATCAGCATTAAAA GTTCTATCATCCAGAAATGTTAAGCTTTTCTTGGGTTACTTTGTCCGTTGTATAAGGAATGATGGTGAGTTTGGGGATTCACGTGAATCAACAAAAGTTGAAGGTGGTCAAGATTTGATGGAAAATCATAATATTGAGAAACTTACTTTGGAGTTGCAGCCTGCTGAAAGGGGCATGCAAAAACAAGTTGTTGAAGCGGACATGATTTTGTGGACTGTTGGGTCTAAATCTCTACTTCCTCAACTACAACTTGATGATCAAACTTATCTCCCTCTTAATGGCAGAGGACAAGCAGAAACAGATGAAACTCTTCGTGTTAAGGGTCACCCACGTATATTTGCTCTTGGTGACTCTTCTGCTGTACGGAACAGTAAAGGAAAATTGCTTCCAGATACGGCTCAG GTAGCATTCCAGCAGGCAGATTTTGCAGGTTGGAATATATGGGCTGCGATAAATGGGCGGCCTCTTTTGCCATTTAG GTATCAGAATTTAGGCGAGATGATGACTCTGGGGAGATATGATGCTGCCGTTACACCAAGCTTCATTGAGGGGCTGACCTTAGACGGCCCTGTTGGTCACACTG CCCGTAAGCTTGCCTATTTACTCAGATTGCCGACGGATGAGCATCGTTTAAAAGTGGGGATCAGTTGGCTTGCTAAGTCTGCTGTGGAGTCCACTGCATTGCTGCAGAATACCTTAACCAAAATGCTCTCCGGACTGTAA
- the LOC140867167 gene encoding fatty acid amide hydrolase-like: MGFLKEKDIVYKPVYEVDLGPESDEVYLGANVKAPRMAGLLIKVFAWFLELPFFGGILMYILKRNNQIHKLVTFVDLQEPPLFVPLHPHEGIQEKEVKYLEPDMSPPEKVQQALDCVESPDNVSKTQKLGFQRWTIPEFSRAYATGDSTPLMVAERFVAAVCESSSPSLNMSFFINFCVEDILKQATESTLRYKQGKPISVLDGVLVAVKDEIDCMPYPTTGGTKWLDKVRQCKDDACCVKRLRLCGAILVGKTNMHELGAGVSGINPHYGPARNPYNRNKITGGSSSGSAAVVAAGLCPVALGVDGGGSVRLPAALCGVVGLKPTFSRVPLEGVLPLNYTVGMVGILAASVEDALIVYAAISGDLTSYQNGVTAVPDQPKLTLPLLKSADYTSRDIKMARYGKWFDDCSDDIKVCCSNAVMKLSDKYGWKIVDVTIPELEVMRLAHYITIGSECSSSMSRYSHNLSKAEMGWDVRFGLSAYGSFDSQEYLNAQRIRNRQLQFHEKIFSMADFIVTPTVGVTAYDIKDDATRTGELDYINGAALVRYQVAGNFLGLPAVTVPVGYDQSGLPIGLQLIGKPWSESLLIHVAYAMQALCLSEQKKPEVFYDMLCKD; this comes from the exons ATGGGGTTTTTGAAGGAGAAAGACATTGTTTACAAGCCGGTTTACGAAGTCGATCTCGGCCCCGAAAGCGACGAGGTTTACCTTGGAGCCAATGTCAAAG CTCCTCGAATGGCTGGTCTTTTGATAAAGGTGTTTGCATGGTTTTTGGAGTTACCTTTTTTCGGAGGTATATTAATGTACATTTTGAAGAGGAACAATCAAATCCACAAG CTTGTCACCTTTGTGGATTTACAAGAACCACCTCTTTTTGTACCTCTGCACCCACATGAAG GAATCCAAGAAAAGGAAGTAAAATACTTAGAACCTGACATGTCCCCTCCTGAGAAAGTTCAACAGGCTCTGGATTGTGTTGAATCACCAGATAATGTATCCAAGACTCAGAAACTTGGTTTCCAGCGTTGGACGATACCGGAATTTTCCAGGGCCTATGCCACAGGAGACTCAACTCCTCTCATG GTTGCAGAAAGATTCGTAGCCGCTGTTTGTGAATCATCCAGTCCTTCTCTGAATATGTCATTCTTTATCAACTTCTGTGTAGAAGATATTCTAAAGCAGGCGACAGAATCAACTCTTCGGTATAAACAAG GCAAACCTATATCAGTTCTAGATGGAGTTCTGGTTGCTGTTAAGGATGAAATAGATTGTATGCCATACCCAACAACAG GTGGTACAAAGTGGCTGGACAAAGTAAGACAGTGCAAAGACGATGCGTGCTGTGTCAAACGTCTCCGGTTATGTGGTGCCATATTAGTGGGAAAAACAAATATGCATGAGCTTGGGGCTGGAGTCAGTGGGATTAATCCTCATTATGG GCCAGCAAGGAACCCGTATAACCGAAACAAGATTACTGGAGGCTCGTCCAGTGGATCTGCTGCTGTGGTTGCTGCTGGATTGTGCCCTGTTGCACTAGGTGTTGATGGAGGAG GATCTGTAAGACTTCCAGCAGCTCTTTGTGGCGTTGTTGGCCTGAAACCTACGTTCTCACGTGTGCCACTTGAGGG TGTTCTTCCTCTGAACTATACAGTTGGGATGGTTGGGATTCTTGCAGCAAGTGTTGAGGATGCTCTTATAGT ttATGCCGCGATTAGCGGCGATCTTACGTCATATCAAAATGGCGTGACAGCTGTACCTGACCAGCCTAAACTAACTCTGCCTCTGCTGAAATCTGCTGACTACACGTCCCGTGACATCAAAATGGCGCGATATGGAAAG TGGTTTGATGACTGCAGTGATGATATCAAAGTCTGCTGCTCTAACGCGGTGATGAAACTATCAGACAAATATGGCTGGAAG ATTGTAGATGTAACGATACCAGAACTAGAGGTCATGCGCTTGGCGCATTACATCACAATAGGATCAGAGTGCAGCTCCTCAATGTCAAGATACTCACATAATCT GAGCAAGGCTGAAATGGGATGGGATGTTCGGTTCGGACTTTCTGCATATGGTTCTTTCGACAGCCAAGAATACTTAAATGCACAAAGAATCAG GAATCGGCAGCTTCAGTTCCATGAAAAGATATTTTCGATGGCGGATTTCATTGTTACTCCAACCGTGGG TGTGACAGCATATGATATAAAGGACGACGCCACGAGAACCGGTGAGCTAGACTACATAAATGGAG CTGCATTAGTCCGGTACCAGGTAGCTGGAAATTTTCTTGGTTTGCCAGCAGTAACTGTCCCA GTCGGATACGATCAATCTGGCTTGCCTATCGGCCTTCAGTTGATCGGGAAACCGTGGTCAGAATCGCTGTTAATTCATGTTGCTTACGCGATGCAA GCACTTTGCCTCTCGGAACAAAAGAAACCAGAGGTTTTCTATGATATGCTCTGCAAGGATTAA